A part of Pirellulaceae bacterium genomic DNA contains:
- a CDS encoding aldehyde dehydrogenase family protein, with amino-acid sequence MTVVETPRVSTHSTITVRNPMDGKVVYSVSQATAEAIQDTMQRSRQAAAQIAAMPIEERVRQVQRLQYWIVENSEFIIDSILAETGKSRFDAFASEVFSVCDVIDVFAKLAPKILADRQVKTPIFLMGKKSRITYQPLGTVLMITPWNYPFYQGIVPTVTAFLAGNAVVLKPSEVTPLKPVWDKLLTESGFCRDALLVVYGGRETGTQLIEALPDKVHFTGSVAAGKKVMAQCAPHLIPVDLELGGKDPGIVFDDVDLERTVNGVLWGSFTTSGQACTSLERLYVQDSIYDAFVKLLVERTKQIRSSTPGADTSRCDSFDMGTITAPYQIATIENHISEAVSQGAKLLCGGPREHGSHHIPPTVVADVTHAMKLGREETFGPVVAVMRFSTEQEAIRLANESSYGLGASVWSRDLVRAVRVAKALKTGNVSINNHMITQANPWLPFGGVKHSGFGRLKGEHGLLGFCNVKSIGIDKQGSKIDSHWYPFTKEKYQLMSNMLKHYFGRRRSWIRFLASALRMDSMGKKQKFK; translated from the coding sequence ATGACCGTAGTTGAAACTCCCCGCGTGTCCACGCACAGCACAATTACCGTTCGTAATCCCATGGACGGCAAGGTTGTCTATAGTGTCTCACAGGCGACTGCCGAGGCGATCCAAGACACGATGCAACGCTCGCGACAAGCAGCCGCGCAGATCGCCGCCATGCCGATCGAAGAACGCGTACGGCAGGTTCAGCGTTTGCAATACTGGATCGTAGAGAATAGCGAATTCATAATCGACTCCATCTTGGCAGAAACGGGCAAGTCGCGGTTCGACGCGTTCGCATCGGAAGTCTTCAGCGTCTGCGATGTGATCGACGTATTCGCTAAACTAGCGCCTAAGATTCTCGCCGACCGCCAAGTGAAGACACCGATTTTCTTAATGGGTAAGAAGTCTCGTATCACCTATCAGCCACTGGGCACAGTGCTGATGATCACACCCTGGAATTATCCGTTCTATCAAGGCATTGTGCCAACCGTGACCGCGTTCCTGGCCGGCAATGCGGTGGTGCTCAAGCCTTCCGAAGTCACTCCGCTCAAGCCGGTATGGGACAAACTGCTGACCGAAAGCGGCTTTTGCCGCGATGCCTTGTTAGTGGTCTACGGCGGTCGTGAGACTGGCACCCAGTTGATCGAGGCGCTACCAGATAAAGTTCACTTCACCGGTAGTGTTGCCGCAGGTAAAAAGGTGATGGCACAGTGTGCACCGCATTTGATTCCTGTGGACCTGGAACTGGGTGGCAAGGACCCTGGAATCGTCTTCGACGACGTTGATCTGGAACGCACAGTAAACGGCGTACTGTGGGGTTCGTTCACCACTTCGGGCCAAGCCTGTACCTCACTCGAACGCTTGTATGTGCAGGACTCGATCTATGACGCCTTTGTCAAACTACTGGTGGAACGCACCAAGCAAATTCGCAGTTCGACACCGGGTGCCGACACTAGCCGCTGCGATAGCTTTGACATGGGAACGATTACGGCACCGTATCAAATTGCCACCATTGAAAACCACATCAGCGAAGCGGTCAGTCAAGGTGCGAAACTGCTGTGTGGCGGGCCGCGCGAGCATGGCTCGCACCACATTCCGCCAACCGTCGTGGCCGATGTGACTCACGCTATGAAGCTGGGCCGCGAGGAAACATTTGGACCGGTGGTAGCGGTGATGCGGTTTAGTACGGAGCAAGAAGCCATTCGGCTGGCTAATGAATCCAGCTACGGCCTGGGCGCATCGGTCTGGTCACGCGATTTAGTGCGAGCAGTCCGCGTTGCCAAGGCGCTCAAGACCGGCAATGTGTCGATCAACAACCATATGATTACACAAGCCAATCCCTGGCTGCCGTTCGGCGGTGTGAAACATAGCGGTTTTGGGCGGCTGAAGGGCGAACACGGTTTGTTAGGATTCTGCAACGTCAAGTCGATTGGTATCGACAAGCAAGGCAGCAAAATCGACTCTCACTGGTATCCATTTACCAAAGAAAAATATCAGCTCATGAGCAACATGCTAAAACATTATTTTGGTAGACGGCGTAGCTGGATTCGATTCTTGGCCAGCGCGCTGCGCATGGATTCAATGGGCAAGAAACAAAAGTTCAAGTGA
- a CDS encoding GMC family oxidoreductase produces MAGQRHQYVVVGAGAAGGVVAYNLQRQGADVLLLEAGKHFTKDTFPKNEADVSAQLYWGGGIELTRNASMGFLRGKAVGGSTIVNQALLDRFDDVALQDWRSRSGVSFFSTAALQPYYAKVDAFLKSHVFHESEFNTSAKLISAAMTDLGYKWKYLRRAQADCGWQRGNDCIACLGGCHRDSKQSSLVTYIRQAQAAGLKISPDTMVHKIQPAETHVEIQATRGGQPIAFEAQHLVLCAGSFGTTQLLLRSGMRSQYPSLGNNFAAHPQYMSFGRFDQPVNAHQGYFQTIASSDPAFRLQGFKIEVVYAPPVSVALLFPAIGREHHRLMRNYTHYSCVEVAIRDENIGRLSIDRSGRLLIDKPLTSADQRKRDAGLQVVRNIMVQAGAQEVIQSPVYFGLHLMGGAVMGTDARHSVVNPDFQLHHHRRVSVVDSSIFPAAPGINPSLTIYALGEMLSEKLR; encoded by the coding sequence ATGGCTGGCCAGCGTCACCAATATGTCGTTGTTGGAGCTGGAGCTGCCGGCGGTGTCGTGGCCTACAATCTGCAAAGGCAGGGGGCCGATGTGCTACTGCTCGAAGCCGGTAAGCATTTCACCAAGGACACGTTTCCGAAAAACGAAGCGGATGTTTCCGCCCAGCTTTATTGGGGCGGTGGCATCGAACTGACTCGCAACGCCTCGATGGGGTTTCTGCGAGGCAAAGCGGTTGGCGGGTCGACTATCGTCAACCAAGCTCTCCTTGACCGGTTTGATGATGTAGCGCTGCAAGATTGGCGCAGCCGCTCAGGAGTTTCGTTCTTCTCCACGGCGGCGCTCCAGCCCTACTACGCCAAGGTCGATGCGTTCCTGAAAAGCCACGTGTTCCATGAGAGTGAGTTCAACACCAGCGCCAAATTGATCTCGGCTGCCATGACCGACTTGGGCTACAAGTGGAAGTACTTGCGAAGGGCTCAGGCGGACTGCGGCTGGCAGAGAGGCAACGACTGCATCGCGTGCCTGGGAGGTTGCCATCGCGACTCGAAGCAGAGCAGTCTGGTAACCTACATTCGCCAAGCTCAAGCCGCTGGGCTGAAAATTAGTCCAGATACCATGGTTCACAAGATCCAACCCGCTGAAACCCATGTGGAAATTCAGGCGACGCGCGGCGGCCAGCCGATTGCGTTCGAGGCCCAGCACTTGGTGTTGTGTGCTGGTTCGTTTGGCACGACGCAATTGTTGCTGCGATCCGGAATGCGGTCGCAATACCCGTCTCTCGGCAATAATTTTGCAGCTCATCCCCAGTACATGTCGTTTGGTCGATTCGATCAGCCCGTGAACGCGCATCAAGGATATTTTCAGACGATTGCCTCCAGCGACCCGGCTTTTCGACTCCAAGGCTTTAAGATCGAAGTTGTCTACGCTCCGCCTGTCAGCGTCGCCTTGCTCTTTCCAGCCATCGGCCGCGAACATCATCGATTGATGCGCAACTACACACATTATTCCTGCGTCGAGGTGGCCATCCGCGACGAGAACATCGGGCGATTGAGCATCGATCGGAGCGGTCGCTTGTTAATTGACAAGCCATTGACCAGCGCCGACCAACGCAAGCGAGATGCCGGGCTACAGGTAGTCAGGAACATCATGGTCCAAGCCGGAGCTCAGGAAGTGATACAGTCGCCAGTCTATTTCGGCTTGCACCTGATGGGCGGAGCGGTCATGGGCACCGACGCTCGCCACTCCGTCGTCAACCCAGACTTCCAGCTCCATCACCATCGGCGAGTTTCCGTTGTGGATTCGTCAATCTTCCCCGCTGCCCCCGGCATCAATCCCTCGTTGACCATTTATGCGTTGGGAGAAATGCTGAGTGAAAAACTGCGTTAA
- a CDS encoding YqgE/AlgH family protein, whose product MEYHQGKALVASPYLTDGNFMRTVVYLLTHDKHGAAGVILNRPLNLTVGELLGDVIKAARNNTDPVFCGGPVDGQVLMLQAMIGKADQDKFVFSTAERGSIADVVQQPSSAACPFRIFDGYSGWGTGQLESEMAEGSWLVWDAPADVLFGASEELWETAIRHIGRKIISTSLVGTQISADPSTN is encoded by the coding sequence GTGGAGTATCATCAAGGAAAAGCCCTGGTTGCATCGCCCTATTTGACCGACGGCAACTTTATGCGGACAGTCGTCTACCTACTCACGCATGACAAACACGGTGCTGCGGGCGTCATTCTGAATCGCCCGCTGAACCTGACTGTCGGAGAATTGCTAGGTGACGTTATCAAAGCCGCGCGCAACAATACCGATCCTGTGTTTTGCGGTGGCCCAGTGGACGGTCAGGTGCTGATGCTGCAAGCCATGATTGGAAAGGCCGATCAAGACAAGTTCGTCTTTTCCACTGCCGAACGCGGATCGATCGCTGATGTGGTCCAACAGCCCAGTTCCGCAGCCTGCCCATTTCGCATTTTCGACGGATATTCAGGCTGGGGCACTGGACAACTGGAAAGCGAAATGGCGGAAGGTAGCTGGCTTGTTTGGGACGCTCCGGCCGATGTGTTATTTGGAGCCTCGGAAGAGCTGTGGGAAACCGCCATTCGCCATATCGGTCGCAAGATCATTTCCACCAGTCTTGTGGGCACACAAATCTCAGCAGATCCGTCGACCAACTGA
- a CDS encoding ketoacyl-ACP synthase III has product MPYAQIGPIAIALPEHVETNQQLKELFPEWEMDEIGSKTGILQRHIAAPHETAGDLAVAASEKLFAEHSIDRSTIDFVLLCTQTPDYPLPTTACLIQHRLQLPDRCGALDFNLGCSGFVYGLALAEGLIHSGAARRILLLTAETYSKYIDSHDRSLRTIFGDAAAATLIESGSQPSLRAFQFGTDGSGADTLLVNSGGARSGPQLLKPRHRQRWSSRLYMDGPSLLSFTVVAVPKLIDQVLETAQLSRAQIDLYLLHQATRKMLQQLQVRLGVNEEQLPIRLETCGNTVSATLPILISDLRNEGRISGQKNNLLIGFGVGWSWAGCVWTDHWLAERK; this is encoded by the coding sequence GTGCCGTATGCTCAGATTGGTCCGATCGCGATCGCGCTGCCGGAACATGTAGAAACCAACCAGCAGCTAAAAGAGCTGTTCCCCGAATGGGAAATGGACGAAATCGGTAGCAAGACCGGAATTCTGCAGCGCCACATTGCCGCCCCCCATGAAACGGCTGGTGATTTGGCCGTGGCTGCGTCAGAAAAGCTGTTTGCCGAGCACAGTATTGATCGTTCAACCATTGATTTTGTGCTGCTGTGTACGCAAACCCCCGACTATCCGCTACCGACGACGGCTTGTTTGATTCAGCATCGCCTACAGTTGCCTGATCGTTGCGGTGCGCTCGATTTTAATCTTGGTTGCTCCGGCTTTGTTTACGGGCTAGCGCTGGCCGAAGGTTTGATCCATAGCGGTGCTGCCCGCAGAATCTTGCTGTTAACGGCAGAGACCTATTCCAAATACATCGATAGCCATGATCGTAGCCTGCGCACCATCTTCGGTGACGCCGCTGCCGCAACGCTGATCGAATCAGGCTCTCAGCCGAGTCTGCGCGCATTTCAGTTTGGCACCGATGGCTCTGGAGCCGACACGCTGCTGGTCAATAGCGGTGGCGCACGTAGCGGGCCACAACTTCTCAAGCCGCGACATCGCCAGCGATGGAGTAGCCGTCTGTACATGGATGGCCCTAGCTTGTTGAGCTTTACCGTTGTGGCAGTCCCCAAGCTGATCGATCAGGTGCTGGAGACGGCACAATTGTCGCGCGCACAAATCGATTTATACCTACTCCATCAAGCCACACGCAAAATGCTGCAACAACTGCAAGTTCGCTTGGGCGTGAATGAGGAACAATTACCGATTCGTTTGGAGACATGTGGAAATACGGTTTCAGCCACGCTGCCGATCCTGATTTCCGATTTGCGAAATGAAGGTAGAATTAGCGGCCAGAAAAACAATTTGCTGATCGGCTTTGGCGTGGGATGGTCTTGGGCCGGTTGCGTCTGGACCGATCACTGGCTGGCCGAACGCAAATGA
- a CDS encoding thioredoxin family protein, with protein sequence MVRTASTMLPLGTTAPNFSLPDVDGRVVSRDSVRGTAGLLVVFLCNHCPYVKHVAAQLAQLSRDALAKNVGVVGISSNDISTHPDDSPELMKQEAAKWGYPFPYLYDESQQVAQAYHAACTPDFYLFDSQLKLVYRGQMDQTRPNQGTTATGADLRAAIDALVAGSPIPEPQKPSIGCNIKWKAGAEPNYFQPAGNA encoded by the coding sequence ATGGTGCGAACCGCCAGTACAATGTTGCCGTTGGGTACCACGGCCCCCAATTTTTCATTGCCAGATGTGGATGGGCGTGTGGTCAGTCGCGATAGTGTCCGAGGAACAGCTGGTCTGTTAGTCGTTTTCTTGTGCAACCACTGCCCTTACGTCAAACACGTCGCAGCTCAGCTTGCGCAGCTGAGCCGTGATGCATTAGCCAAAAATGTGGGCGTTGTGGGCATCAGTAGCAACGACATATCGACCCACCCGGACGATTCGCCGGAATTGATGAAACAAGAGGCAGCCAAGTGGGGCTATCCGTTCCCCTACCTGTACGACGAGTCGCAACAAGTTGCACAAGCCTACCATGCTGCCTGTACACCAGATTTCTACCTGTTCGATAGTCAGCTCAAGTTGGTCTATCGTGGCCAGATGGACCAGACGCGGCCCAACCAAGGTACAACGGCGACCGGAGCTGACTTGCGAGCTGCCATCGATGCCTTGGTGGCGGGCTCGCCAATTCCAGAGCCACAGAAGCCGAGTATCGGCTGCAACATTAAATGGAAGGCTGGGGCCGAACCGAATTACTTCCAACCTGCTGGCAACGCCTAG
- a CDS encoding thiazole synthase — MSIQPAAVPPPPENHSLAVTDRPLRIGPFTLVSRLIVGSGKYDTLELMRASLEASGAQAITVAVRRERMYDRSGKNVLDYIDPSRYLLLPNTAGCYHAADAVRVAKLGREILRALENPGADWVKLEVLGDSKTLLPDPVGTLEACKQLVSDGFQVLCYTSDDPIMARRLKQAGASCVMPAGSPIGSGQGILNPNNLRIILEYLKEDDPEYPVIVDAGVGTASDVAVAFELGADGVLLNSAIAHARDPVGMSIAMKYAALAGRNAFLSGRIPRRLYATASSPQEGVITSRPW; from the coding sequence ATGTCGATTCAACCAGCCGCAGTTCCTCCCCCCCCCGAAAATCATTCGTTAGCGGTTACCGATCGGCCGTTGCGGATCGGTCCGTTTACGCTTGTCAGCCGATTGATCGTTGGCTCAGGCAAATATGATACGCTGGAACTGATGCGAGCTTCCCTGGAGGCATCGGGCGCGCAGGCCATTACAGTGGCGGTGCGCCGCGAGCGAATGTATGATCGCTCTGGGAAAAACGTGCTGGACTATATAGACCCCAGCCGCTATCTCCTGTTGCCCAATACAGCCGGCTGCTACCACGCAGCCGACGCTGTGCGTGTCGCCAAGCTGGGACGCGAAATTCTTCGGGCCTTGGAGAATCCAGGAGCCGATTGGGTCAAGTTAGAAGTGCTGGGAGATAGCAAGACACTGCTGCCCGATCCAGTGGGGACGCTTGAGGCCTGTAAGCAGTTGGTTAGCGACGGATTTCAGGTGCTGTGCTACACCAGCGATGATCCGATTATGGCCAGACGTCTCAAACAGGCCGGCGCCAGCTGTGTAATGCCTGCCGGCAGCCCAATTGGCAGCGGCCAAGGCATTTTAAATCCCAATAATCTAAGAATCATTTTAGAGTATTTGAAAGAGGACGACCCGGAGTACCCCGTGATCGTGGATGCAGGTGTTGGAACGGCCAGTGACGTAGCGGTTGCGTTTGAGCTGGGTGCTGATGGAGTGCTATTGAATTCGGCCATCGCGCACGCTCGCGATCCCGTTGGCATGTCAATCGCTATGAAATACGCAGCTCTGGCGGGACGCAACGCCTTTCTGTCCGGTCGCATTCCGCGCCGTTTGTACGCAACCGCCAGCAGTCCACAAGAGGGTGTTATTACAAGCCGGCCATGGTAG
- the thiS gene encoding sulfur carrier protein ThiS: MSNLTSYVCIHFNGQPVELAAESTVEQLLEQMEIRSQLVAVEINLNIIPRADHARHRLKPDDVVEVVTLVGGG, encoded by the coding sequence ATGAGTAACCTAACTTCCTACGTTTGTATCCATTTCAACGGCCAACCGGTGGAGCTGGCCGCAGAATCGACTGTCGAGCAATTGCTGGAACAGATGGAGATTCGCAGTCAGTTGGTAGCGGTGGAAATTAACCTGAATATTATTCCTCGAGCCGACCATGCGCGGCACCGGCTAAAGCCCGACGATGTCGTTGAGGTAGTGACGCTGGTGGGCGGAGGATAG
- a CDS encoding sugar phosphate isomerase/epimerase produces MGRPVTLFTGQWADLPLEQMVKLTSQFGYDGIELACWGDHFEVDKALSQADYCSQKRALLEAHGLQCHAISAHLVGQAVLDPIDQRHKGLLPDYVWGDGDPAGVNRRAADELMQTARAAQRFGIEVVNGFTGSSIWHLLYSFPPVPQSMIDDGYQLFAERFNPILDVFGQCGVKFALEVHPTEIAFDLYSAERALEAVDYREEFGFNFDPSHLIWQGVDPVEFIRAFPDRIYHVHVKDAIQTLNGKTGILCSHLNFGDPRRGWDFRSPGRGGVNFEEIVRALNAAKYQGPLSIEWEDSGMHREFGAAEACRFTKNLDFSPSDRAFDSAFDE; encoded by the coding sequence ATGGGGCGTCCGGTCACGTTATTTACCGGTCAATGGGCTGACTTGCCATTGGAGCAGATGGTTAAATTGACTAGCCAGTTTGGCTACGACGGCATTGAACTTGCCTGCTGGGGCGACCACTTTGAAGTTGACAAGGCACTCAGTCAGGCCGACTATTGCAGCCAGAAGCGTGCCCTACTGGAAGCTCATGGTCTTCAGTGCCATGCCATCAGCGCGCACTTAGTTGGACAGGCGGTGCTGGACCCAATCGACCAGCGCCACAAGGGCCTGCTGCCAGATTATGTATGGGGTGATGGCGATCCGGCTGGCGTGAATCGTCGAGCGGCCGACGAACTCATGCAGACAGCTCGCGCCGCACAGCGCTTTGGTATCGAAGTCGTCAACGGCTTTACCGGTTCAAGCATTTGGCACTTGTTGTATTCTTTCCCCCCCGTTCCTCAGTCGATGATTGACGATGGGTACCAATTGTTCGCCGAGCGCTTCAATCCAATTCTGGACGTATTTGGCCAGTGCGGCGTTAAGTTCGCGTTGGAAGTCCACCCCACCGAGATCGCGTTTGACCTGTATTCTGCCGAGCGGGCTCTGGAAGCTGTCGACTATCGCGAAGAATTCGGCTTCAATTTTGATCCCAGCCACTTGATTTGGCAGGGGGTTGATCCGGTAGAATTCATCCGTGCTTTTCCCGATCGCATCTACCACGTGCACGTCAAGGACGCGATCCAGACGCTCAACGGTAAGACTGGCATCCTGTGCAGCCACTTGAATTTTGGCGATCCGCGACGCGGTTGGGATTTTCGCTCACCAGGACGTGGTGGTGTGAATTTTGAGGAGATCGTTCGCGCACTGAATGCGGCAAAGTACCAAGGTCCGTTGAGCATCGAATGGGAAGACAGCGGAATGCACCGCGAATTTGGTGCCGCCGAAGCCTGTCGCTTTACCAAGAATTTGGATTTTAGCCCAAGTGACCGAGCGTTTGACTCTGCCTTCGATGAGTAA
- a CDS encoding DUF1559 domain-containing protein, with protein MYRTQNFRRLSHPRAFTLVELLVVIAIIGILVGLLLLAVQAAREAARRMQCTSHLRQFSLAMHNYESALSSFPAQGTVDIDFSVQARLLPYMEQSNIHSQIDFTQPAFQGPFNAKVPNPLFVKLFAQSIPIFLCPTDPAPTTTTVTVNGSQYTYGAMNYMVSFGSGTKTNNDLRWPTDGLVYQYSKRGFSAITDGASNTIALSETVRSAGDDFTLAAGTLPKFPYQATLNGSGGLSAALNPTPGIKISGSPWNAFADANGMVSSPQLSTTSTAFTGWRGGNNGALRGRGISWAFSGSINSLTNGYQPPNSKIPDIVTHFSGYFGPRSFHTGGANVGRADGSVAFLSDGLDQSTCQALHSCNGGEIVTID; from the coding sequence ATGTATCGCACTCAAAATTTTCGGCGTTTAAGCCATCCCAGAGCCTTCACCCTTGTCGAACTGCTAGTGGTAATAGCCATCATCGGAATCTTAGTTGGTTTGCTGCTACTCGCTGTTCAGGCCGCTCGAGAGGCTGCCAGAAGAATGCAATGCACCAGCCATCTACGCCAATTCTCGCTGGCCATGCACAACTATGAATCTGCTCTGAGTTCTTTCCCAGCACAAGGAACAGTCGACATTGACTTTTCGGTGCAAGCCAGACTGCTGCCCTACATGGAGCAATCCAACATTCACAGCCAGATCGACTTTACGCAGCCGGCCTTTCAAGGCCCATTCAACGCGAAAGTTCCCAACCCACTATTTGTGAAACTCTTTGCCCAATCCATTCCGATTTTTCTTTGCCCAACCGATCCAGCTCCGACCACGACGACCGTCACCGTGAACGGATCGCAGTATACCTACGGTGCCATGAACTACATGGTTAGTTTTGGAAGTGGCACCAAAACCAACAACGATCTACGCTGGCCAACGGACGGACTGGTTTATCAGTATTCCAAGCGTGGCTTCAGCGCGATTACCGACGGTGCCTCGAACACGATTGCCTTGAGCGAAACGGTGCGTAGCGCTGGAGATGATTTCACGCTGGCTGCGGGAACGCTGCCTAAATTCCCCTACCAGGCGACCTTAAATGGATCGGGAGGACTGAGCGCTGCATTGAATCCGACGCCGGGCATCAAGATTTCCGGCAGTCCATGGAACGCTTTCGCCGATGCCAACGGCATGGTCTCCAGTCCGCAGCTCAGCACCACATCGACTGCATTTACGGGGTGGCGCGGCGGCAATAACGGGGCGCTACGAGGTCGAGGGATTTCATGGGCTTTTAGCGGATCGATCAATTCGCTGACCAATGGTTACCAACCCCCGAACAGCAAAATCCCCGATATCGTCACGCATTTTTCAGGCTACTTTGGCCCGCGCAGCTTTCATACGGGAGGCGCCAACGTTGGTCGAGCAGATGGCTCGGTGGCCTTCCTCAGCGATGGCTTAGACCAGAGCACTTGCCAGGCGCTGCACAGTTGCAACGGCGGCGAAATTGTTACTATTGATTAA